Below is a window of Nocardia asteroides DNA.
AGCCGCTACGCCCCGTTCGAGCCCGACACTCGCTCGCGTGCCAAAGACCTGGCCAAAGGCGCCCGCCACGCGGTCGGGTTGCCCCGGTACCAGGCGATCAACCCCCACCCCCGCGACACCCTCGAGCTGCGGGTCTTCGCCAGCGCGCTCGACCCCGGCCAGGTGCAGGCGGCGTTGGCGTTCACCGAGGCCTCCATCGCCTACACCGCCGACCTCACCGTCGCCCAGATCCACGCAGGCGGCTGGGACTGGGACCAGTTCACCGACTGGCTGTCGCGCCGCCTCGAATACGCGCCCTTGGTGGTCGAACTGGCCCACCTTGCCGACCTGATCGATGAACAGGAGGGCGTGCTGTGTGCCTCTTGACCTTCATCCCCGCCTCCGTCGCACCGGACCCGACCGCGTTGCGGCATGGCGCCGAGGCGAATCCGCACGGGCATGGGTTCGCTGTTATCGCCGGCCCCGTGATTGTGACCGGGCACGGCATGAACGCCGAGGAAGTGATCGACCTGTTCGCCCGGGTTCGTGCCCAGCATCCGCGGGGTCCGGCGTTGTTTCATTCCCGCTACGCAACCCACGGCATCCGCACCGTCGACAACTGTCACCCCTTCCGCCTCGGTGGTGACAAACGAACCGTGTTGGCGCACAACGGTGTCCTGCCCAAACGTGTGCATCCGGGCCCGTATGACTGGCGATCGGACACCCGCATCGCCGCCGAGGACTACCTCCCACGCCAGCCGTTCGGGTCGATCGACACCCACAAGGGGTTTCGGGGACTCGAGTCCTGGCTGGGGTCATCCAAGTTGCTGATCCTCACTGTCGACCCCGCCTTCGACCAGCAGGTGTATCTGCTCAACGAGTCGAAAGGCTTGTGGGACAGCGGGATCTGGTACTCCAACCGCAGCTACCTGCCCTGGTCGCAGCGGTACGCCACGCAACGCCGATTGGCATGCCGTAGCTGTGAGACCGTCGACGAGAACCGGGTCAGCCGCTACTGCACCACGTGCGGGTGGTGCTTCGCCTGCGAGAACCGGTTCCCGCACTGCGAATGCCGCCGACCGCGCACCCGCAGCCCGCGCCACCGCGCTCTCAACCGACCCCTGCCGTTGTCGGCGGTGAAACCACCGACCGCCCCGAGTCCCTGACGCGTCGGTCGCACCGCAAGTCACCAACGCTTTTCCCCTGAGCCTGCACCCGTCGTGCGGGCTTTCGTCGTTTCCAGGGAAGGAATTCCATGCCCACCGCTGTCCTGGTCGTCCTCGCCGAATGCGATGCCTGTTCAGCCCGACACCCTGCCGCGGACTTGGTCGAGACGGCCGAGAACCAACAACTCTGCTCGGACTGTGTCGCTGGCCTCGACCTGTGTGAGAGGTGTGATTTCCCCGCCCGCGATACCGCACTGACCACTGCGGACGACTACTGGTGTGCTGGTTGCCGAGCCCCCTGCACCGTGTGTGAGGACTGCGAGCGCTACGCGCCCTACGTCGTGGCGGTCCTCTCCGGCGGTGACGTGTGCGAATCGTGTGCCGAGTCCTACACCGCCTGCGACGACTGCGATCTGCGCACCGCCGACTCCTACACCGTCGACGGTGATCGGGCGGTGTGCGAGGACTGCCGCGACGACTACACCCGATGCCACAGGTGCCGCACCCTCGTCCGGGGACGTGAGTACTACTGCGACGACTGCGCCCGGCCCGACGATTCCCGTGTCCACGACTCCGACTACAGCCCGCGCCCGGTCTTTCACGGGCACGGGCCGCTGTTTCTGGGCATGGAACTCGAACTCCGCACCACCGTGCACGGCTATGAGGACTCGGTCGCGACCGCGAACAACCACCTCGACGGGGTCGGCTACCTCAAATACGACGGGTCGATCAGTTGCGGGTTCGAACTGGTCACCCACCCGATGAGTTTCGACTACGCGATGAGCGAGTTCCCCTGGGCGCTGTTGACGCGGCTGCGGTTGCTGGGTTGTCACACCGATGACGAGGTCGGCATCCACGTGCATGTGTCGCGGGCCGGGTTCGACTCCCCTGCCCATATCTACCGGTGGCTCAAACTCGTCTACCGCAACGAAACCCACGTCACCGCGCTGGCGCGGCGCCGCGACTCGCAATGGGCCAGCTTCGACCCCGACACCCGCGACATGGCCAAACACCTCGCCCACGGCGGACACGGGTGGGGCCGCTATCACGCCATCAACGCCCGACCCGCCCACACCTTCGAGCTGCGGGTCTTCGCCAGCTCGCTCGATCGCCGCGAGGTGCAAGCCGCGCTCGGTTTCGCCCATGCCTCCGTCGAATACACCCGCGCCCTGCGCGCCCACGACGTCGTCGCCGGCCAGGGCTGGGACTGGGCCACCTTCACCAGCTGGGTGGCAGCGCGACCGGAATACGCCGCTTTGACCGCTGAACTCGCCGCGCTGGCACCGGCCTCAATCGGTGTGCCCAGCCGGAACCTGGAGGACTTCGCATGTGCATCTTGACCGTCATCAAACCCGGCATCGCCCCCGATTTCCATGCTCTCGCCGCCGGTGCGGTCGCGAACCCGCACGGGCACGGGTGGGCTGTGCACGCCGGGGACCGGCTCATCGTCGGCCACGGCATGGACCCAGAGACCACCATCACCGAATTCGCCCACGCCCGAGCATCATTCCCGGACGGGCCGGCGTTGTTTCATTCCCGCTTCGCCACCCACGGTGACCACACCACCGCCAACTGTCACCCCTTCGCCATCGGCGGGGACAAGCGAAGCGTGCTGGCCCACAACGGGATCCTGCCCGAGCACGTCCACCCCCTCACCGGTGACGACCGTTCCGATACCCGGATCGCGGCCGAGGACTTCTTGCCGCAGAACCCGTTCGGGTCATTGGATTCCTGGGCCGGACGGGAACGGTTCGAACTCTGGTTGGGTACCGACAAGGCCGCCATCCTCACCGTCGACCCCGCCTACAAACATCCCGCCTACATCTTCAACGAACACCGCGGGCACTGGCGCGACGGGTCGTGGTACTCAAATCACAACTACGAGCTGGGCCGATACCCGGCCGGTGCCTTCGTCGACTACGAGTTCTGTGACAACTGCGGGGCAGAGTACGACAACCCCGACGGCCCGCACTGCCCGTACTGCGGCTTCTGCGAAGCGTGCCTGAATCCCTACCCGCGCTGCCGCTGCACCTGCCCCGATGAGGCCGACCGCTACTCCGACCTCCTGGCACTCGAAACCGCCTGACACCCATGTCTTTCGTGCTCCGTCTGGAGCCCTCTTGGAGAGGACACCCTCGATGACCTATCCGCTGACCGTACCGCCCTTGCGCCACAGGGTGCGCGCCGCCCTGAACCAGTTGCGTGGCGTCAGCCCTGTCGCTGACCCGGTGACCGGTTCGACCGAATCGACGATGGTGGTGGCCGCACTCCACGAGGCCCGCCACAACAACCTGACCGTCACCGTCCGCACCCGCGGCGGGCACTTGCATTTTCGGATGACCGTGGACACTGTCGGCGCCCGCCACGCCAACCTGACCACTGATGCCGGTGAGCAGGTGATCGTGCCGTTGCGGTTCATCGAGACTGTGCAGTACCTGGCACCCAGCAACGGTGACCAGGGGCTGCTGTGAACACCACCGTGGTCGGGGCGGCTGAGCCGTCGCGCTGGACCGCCCGCCTGCACCCCATCCCCCGGCCCGCGCGTGAGGTGTTGGTCATCGGCTGGCACGCCGCATTCGCCGACACCCCCGCTGCGGGAACCCCGATCGCGGTGTTCCCCCACACCGAGATCATCGCCGATCACTTGCCGGTGATGGCGTTGGTGCGCATCGAACACGCCACCGCGATCGACACCATCACAGCTGACGGCACACGCGAAACCCGCTGGGGTGCCGACCCGTTCGGTATCGCGAAGACCGGGATCAGTTGGCGGCTGGTGCCCGCACACCTCGCCGAGGACCGGTGGGTGATCGCGCCCGGGTGGTGGGCCGCCGGCGGCGAGGAAGCCGTGCTGCCGACCTCGATCACCTCACACGCCCTCGGCGCACCCACCGTGGTGCCCGTCTACGACCACGACCCACACACCGGGAAACGCTGGACATCGTGATCACCCACGTCGGAGAACTCACCGCCTGGCTGCAAGCCCAGATCCCCGACCCCGACGACAACCTCTACGAGCCGTGGAACACCGGCACCCCGACCACCACCAGCCTGGTGTCGCTGATCCACCTCCGAGTCCAGACACCCTTCGCCCCCGACCGGACCGTCACTGTCGTCCTCGTCGCCTACCGCTGTCCCGCCGAGGACACCGCACCCGACACCGAACCACCAGATTCGAGGCACCCATGCCCGCAACCCCCGGATCCCGACCGCCGGCGGCCGAGCGTGTTCCGATCCCCGCGCGCCTGGCGACGGCACCGCTCTCGTCAGGACTCGTAGTCCCCTACTTATCTCGTATCGGGTGGTGAACGCGACTCGGTGAGAACCGATCTCAGCATTGCCCGCACAAGGTTCATCCATGATGGGTGACTCCGGGTAGTCCCCAGAACCCAGAGTTCTCGATGTAGGCGGTGAGCGCCCTCGTGGATGAACCGCCTCAGCTTGCTAACGATGACCTCTACACACCGCCTGGGCCGACCAAGCCCTCGTGCATACGGTAGGCATCGACAGCAGCGGGGTGGTCGGACAATCAATTTCAGCCCAGTGCGCGCGCTACCAGCGTTTCATTGATCGTGGTCCGAGCCCTCCCGCACGACCGAACACCTCGTTAGTTGCGAGCTTCGAGCTCTGAGGCAGACCGGTGTCGTGCGGGTGCGCTGGGAGCGCGAACAACTCATCGGAGGCCAGCCCATCGAGGCTCGTAAGTAGGGCGTCGCGCGTTCCTGCCAGGGTTTTCGGACCCATGTGACCAGCCGAACGACGGGAGGACAGATGAACCGCTACTGCGGGATCGACTGGGCCGAGGGCCATCACGACATCGCCATCGTCGATCAAGACGGTGCTCTGGTTTCGAAGAAGCGGATCGGAGACGACCCGGCAGGCTTTGCCGCACTTACCGAAATGTTGACCGCAGCGGGCGACACCGCGGAGGAACCGATCCCCGTCGCGATTGAGACCACCCGCGGTTTGATGGTCGCTGCGCTGCGAGCCACCGGCAGACCCGTCTATGCGATCAACCCCATGGCAGTGGCACGCTACCGCGAACGGCACACGCTGGCCCGTACCAAGTCTGATCACGCCGACGCGATGACGTTGGCAAACATCCTTCGCGTCGACGCACATGTCCATCGCACGATGCCGGCCGACAGCGAGCTCGCTCAAGCCATCGCAGTCCTGGCCCGCGCGCAACAGGACGCGGTATGGCGACGCACCAAAGCAAGCAATGAACTGCGTTCGCTACTGCGCGAGTTCTACCCGGTATTCCTGGCGACGTTCGCGGACCGGTCCTCAACAAACCTCGCCAAACCAGAGGTCCGCGCGGTGCTAGCGATCGCGCCGACACCGACATCCGCCGCAAAGCTCACCAAAACTCGCGTCGCGGCTGCACTGCGTCGCGCGGGGCGCAAACGCGGCATCGACGAACGGGCTGCTGAGATCGTCAAGCAGCTGCGTCGTCCCGGCCTTCGCCAACCAACACCCGTCGAAACCGCGATGGGCCGCCACGTGCTTGTCCTCCTCGCGGCTCTGAACGCCGCTTGCGTCGGTGCAGACGAGCTGGAAGAGGCTGCAGCCGAAGAGTTCCGCAAGCACCCCGACCACGCGATCATCACCAGCTTTCCCGGCCTCGCCGATCTTGCCGGCGCCCGCGTTCTTGCCGAGATCGGCGACGACCGCAACCGGTTCGCCACCGCTCGGTCGCTGAAGGCCTACGCCGGATCGGCTCCTGTCACCAGAGCCTCTGGGCGTTCGATCTCAATTACCCACCGCCGCATCAAGAACGATCGTCTTGCTGCTACCGGTTGGGTGTGGGCCTTCGCAGCAGCGATCAATAGGGGCCCGGCCCGCGAGCACTACCTTCGTCGGAGGGCACACGGAGACAGGCACAGTGCAGCGTTGCGACATCTGTTCAACAAGATGCTCGGCCAGTTGCACTACTGCCTCCGCACAGATCAAACCTTCGATCCTGTCAAGGCGTTCCCCGGCCCGAAGGTTCGGGAGCCCCTAGCGGCCTGAGCCTCGCCGACCAACCACAGCCCGACCCCCACACCTTCGCAACGGGGGTCGGATCTGTCATGGCAGATCGAGAAGCGGTGCGCCTAGTTGCTATGCAGTCGCTTCATGGCTGTTGCACGAACAGAGATCGACGGATGCTGGGTGAGTTCTTCGAGGATTCCGGTAAATACCGAGTTATCGGTTTGGGTGTTGCGAAGTACAGCGGCGACTGCGAGTTCACCGCCGGTGGCGACTGCGGTCGTCAGGATTGGCCCATAGATCGACCACAGTTCAGGATCCGTGACGAGGCGGCGGGTTATGCCGGTGATCGCGCGCTCGCGTACGTCCTGGTCATG
It encodes the following:
- a CDS encoding class II glutamine amidotransferase: MCLLTFIPASVAPDPTALRHGAEANPHGHGFAVIAGPVIVTGHGMNAEEVIDLFARVRAQHPRGPALFHSRYATHGIRTVDNCHPFRLGGDKRTVLAHNGVLPKRVHPGPYDWRSDTRIAAEDYLPRQPFGSIDTHKGFRGLESWLGSSKLLILTVDPAFDQQVYLLNESKGLWDSGIWYSNRSYLPWSQRYATQRRLACRSCETVDENRVSRYCTTCGWCFACENRFPHCECRRPRTRSPRHRALNRPLPLSAVKPPTAPSP
- a CDS encoding amidoligase family protein; this encodes MCEDCERYAPYVVAVLSGGDVCESCAESYTACDDCDLRTADSYTVDGDRAVCEDCRDDYTRCHRCRTLVRGREYYCDDCARPDDSRVHDSDYSPRPVFHGHGPLFLGMELELRTTVHGYEDSVATANNHLDGVGYLKYDGSISCGFELVTHPMSFDYAMSEFPWALLTRLRLLGCHTDDEVGIHVHVSRAGFDSPAHIYRWLKLVYRNETHVTALARRRDSQWASFDPDTRDMAKHLAHGGHGWGRYHAINARPAHTFELRVFASSLDRREVQAALGFAHASVEYTRALRAHDVVAGQGWDWATFTSWVAARPEYAALTAELAALAPASIGVPSRNLEDFACAS
- a CDS encoding class II glutamine amidotransferase, with the translated sequence MCILTVIKPGIAPDFHALAAGAVANPHGHGWAVHAGDRLIVGHGMDPETTITEFAHARASFPDGPALFHSRFATHGDHTTANCHPFAIGGDKRSVLAHNGILPEHVHPLTGDDRSDTRIAAEDFLPQNPFGSLDSWAGRERFELWLGTDKAAILTVDPAYKHPAYIFNEHRGHWRDGSWYSNHNYELGRYPAGAFVDYEFCDNCGAEYDNPDGPHCPYCGFCEACLNPYPRCRCTCPDEADRYSDLLALETA
- a CDS encoding IS110 family RNA-guided transposase, which codes for MNRYCGIDWAEGHHDIAIVDQDGALVSKKRIGDDPAGFAALTEMLTAAGDTAEEPIPVAIETTRGLMVAALRATGRPVYAINPMAVARYRERHTLARTKSDHADAMTLANILRVDAHVHRTMPADSELAQAIAVLARAQQDAVWRRTKASNELRSLLREFYPVFLATFADRSSTNLAKPEVRAVLAIAPTPTSAAKLTKTRVAAALRRAGRKRGIDERAAEIVKQLRRPGLRQPTPVETAMGRHVLVLLAALNAACVGADELEEAAAEEFRKHPDHAIITSFPGLADLAGARVLAEIGDDRNRFATARSLKAYAGSAPVTRASGRSISITHRRIKNDRLAATGWVWAFAAAINRGPAREHYLRRRAHGDRHSAALRHLFNKMLGQLHYCLRTDQTFDPVKAFPGPKVREPLAA